One part of the Aspergillus luchuensis IFO 4308 DNA, chromosome 5, nearly complete sequence genome encodes these proteins:
- a CDS encoding F-box protein (COG:S;~EggNog:ENOG410PW0A;~InterPro:IPR001810,IPR036047;~go_function: GO:0005515 - protein binding [Evidence IEA]) — protein sequence MDLGEATTRSSEADDVLVSNIIRTTSYHRRDFDLAVITTNPEDHRLVRTSLTEDIHTTYSCLGKLEILPLETIHQICLLLDIWSLFRFRQVNRRARQVVSAIRSYKVIVNHALEALCITLRTNIATWFRLSDLFDVLCTIKCHFCGAFGGFVFLPSFRRCCFSCIQADGLPCVLVLSDVKHRIKQRLGRVCSPMPTVRTLPGTYSMDETVRKRRTEIVLSESISAIYLNDEVDETRVKRSKKTVLLPYMVTTSLPYFDYKSGVVQRGISCSGCQVALEKALRSSRVGSGACAMRDKVYSHDEFLDHFKACQEAQNIWKSRRRGSDNANFSEFVRRGGYFKRRDVIMSFNTF from the exons ATGGATTTAGGCGAGGCAACAACGCGTTCATCTGAAGCTGATGATGTGTTGGTATCGAATATAATCCGTACCACATCTTATCATCGACGTGACTTTGACCTAGCGGTCATCACGACAAATCCTGAGGATCATAGGCTGGTACGCACTTCGCTGACTGAAGATATCCATACTACTTATTCTTGTTTGGGAAAACTTGAAATCTTGCCGCTTGAGACTATTCACCAGATATGCCTCCTTCTTGATATATGGTCTTTGTTTCGATTTCGCCAAGTCAATCGCCGTGCCCGACAGGTCGTCAGTGCCATTCGTTCTTACAAAGTGATTGTCAACCATGCTCTTGAGGCGCTGTGTATCACTCTAAGGACCAATATCGCGACATGGTTTCGACTCTCAGACTTGTTCGATGTCCTATGTACCATAAAATGTCACTTCTGTGGTGCCTTTGGCggttttgtctttcttccgTCATTTAGAAGGTGCTGTTTCTCCTGCATTCAAGCAGATGGTCTTCCTTGCGTCTTGGTTCTCTCCGATGTTAAGCACCGCATCAAGCAGCGTTTGGGACGCGTTTGCAGTCCGATGCCTACAGTGAGGACTTTACCTGGGACATACTCAATGGATGAGACGGTACGAAAAAGAAGGACTGAAATCGTACTAAGCGAATCGATCAGCGCAATCTACCTGAACGACGAGGTCGATGAGACGCGAGTTAAACGCTCAAAGAAAACAGTGCTACTTCCTTATATGGTAACCACGTCCTTACCTTATTTCGATTATAAAAGTGGCGTCGTTCAGAGAGGTATCTCCTGTAGTGGCTGCCAGGTCGCTTTGGAGAAAGCTCTGAGGTCTTCAAGGGTCGGATCCGGAGCCTGTGCGATGAGGGACAAAGTATACTCACATGACGAGTTTTTAGATCACTTCAAAGCCTGCCAAGAGGCTCAGAACATCTGGAAGTCACGCAGAAGGGGTTCTGATAACGCCAATTTCTCTGAGTTCGTTAGACGTGGAGGCTACTTTAAGAGAAGGGATGTGATCATGTCTTTCAATA CCTTCTGA
- a CDS encoding Clr5 domain-containing protein (COG:S;~EggNog:ENOG410QEHG;~InterPro:IPR025676;~PFAM:PF14420), protein MLLIMVRPAIDLEPYKADIISLFHEDHSTARIASIIEARYHVRVGERTIKTRLSGWGVSKRDRTATTDSSLHSRIKELFFERCLSDAEILRTVRAEGYTVSSRTLRRIRTEQGLVRRTDDSTERQLHDDIATKHLLEAYNEGTIQGYGRELLFAHMRGEYLIIPRYRLHDIYRTIAPEAIQQRKNDMQRSRGSYIVPGPDMIWSVDGYMKLDPYGIQIYAAIDANSRYIIWIYIGIDTRTSVSVVRQYLDTIHERKIICNQIRSDHGSETSLLAKAHCYLRRAYEPEIEATQCYIFGSSTANQRIESWWAQLSKSLLFRYRNYFKALIEVGDFSKDVIPDQIALYAVYMPILRTQVSSYVHTWNQHSIRKQRERPHVVSGRPFMNYYHPEHTINHGLLVHEESL, encoded by the exons ATGTTGTTGATCATGGTACGTCCAGCTATTGATCTTGAGCCGTACAAGGCTGACATTATTAGTCTGTTCCATGAGGACCATTCTACAGCTCGTATTGCCTCTATTATTGAGGCACGATATCACGTACGAGTCGGCGAGCGTACAATCAAGACCAGGTTGAGTGGTTGGGGTGTTAGCAAGCGCGATCGTACGGCTACCACTGATTCTTCTCTACACAGCCGGATCAAGGAGTTGTTCTTTGAGAGGTGCCTCTCCGATGCAGAGATTCTACGTACTGTACGGGCTGAAGGATACACTGTCTCTTCACGAACACTTCGACGAATCCGTACGGAGCAAGGCCTCGTCCGACGAACAGATGATTCTACTGAGCGTCAACTCCATGATGATATAGCTACGAAGCACCTGCTTGAAGCATATAATGAAGGGACTATCCAAGGCTACGGACGAGAGCTTTTATTTGCTCATATGCGTGGtgaatatcttattattccAAG ATATCGGCTACATGATATCTACCGTACGATCGCACCTGAGGCTATACAACAACGGAAGAATGACATGCAGCGAAGTCGTGGCTCATATATCGTCCCTGGACCAGATATGATCTGGTCCGTGGACGGTTATATGAAGCTAGATCCGTATGGCATCCAAATCTACGCGGCCATTGACGCGAACTCTCGCTATATCATCTGGATCTATATTGGCATCGATACTCGTACGTCAGTCAGTGTTGTACGGCAATATCTTGACACTATACATGAACGGAAGATTATCTGCAATCAGATCCGTTCGGACCATGGATCGGAGACATCTTTGCTTGCTAAAGCTCACTGCTATCTTCGAAGAGCGTACGAGCCAGAGATTGAGGCAACACAGTGTTATATCTTTGGATCCAGTACTGCAAATCAGAGAATTGAGTCTTGGTGGGCACAGCTAAGTAAATCATTACTTTTTCGATATCGC AACTACTTCAAGGCCTTGATTGAAGTAGGAGACTTCTCTAAAGATGTGATTCCAGATCAGATTGCTTTGTACGCAGTCTACATGCCTATTCTTCGGACACAGGTCTCGTCGTACGTACATACCTGGAACCAACACAGCATCCGGAAGCAACGAGAGAGGCCACATGTTGTCTCTGGTCGGCCGTTCATGAATTATTATCATCCAGAACATACAATCAACCATGGTCTTCTTGTACATGAAGAGTCTCTCTAG
- a CDS encoding uncharacterized protein (SECRETED:SignalP(1-23)) yields MPKSYRNIHSELFLLLLPRSTGAHHISVTCTWSLAIFVCLSHKFRITVNAMCTSYYIQYTRGCRKEMEFVQCDGRQGSNVKCKPIKKELGKNSTNYCKGHLVNPDAPKKYFSDEDLQE; encoded by the exons ATGCCTAAGAGTTACAGGAACATCCACTCTGAGCTTTTTCTATTGTTGCTTCCCAGGTCAACTGGAGCCCATCATATCTCCGTTACTTGCACCTGGAGTCTTGCGATATTTGTTTGTCTCTCGCATAAATTTCGTATCACG GTCAACGCAATGTGCACTTCCTACTACATACAATATACCCGCGGGTGCAGGAAAGAGATGGAGTTCGTCCAATGCGACGGTCGTCAAGGGTCCAACGTGAAGTGCAAACCCATTAAGAAGGAGCTTGGCAAAAATTCAACAAATTACTGCAAAGGCCACCTCGTCAATCCGGACGCCCCGAAGAAGTATTTTTCAGACGAGGACTTGCAGGAGTGA